The Novipirellula caenicola DNA segment ATAGCCGATTCCGCTGATCAGCACCATCGCACTAGCACAAACCGAGGGAAAGTTTGAAAGCGCCCCGGTGATCGCTCCCACATCGCCTTGCAACATGCCGAGCAAACGATGAGGCCCCACTTGTTCCAGATCAGGCAAGGGTGCCGCCATGATCCGGTTGCACAATTCGAACTGCAATCGCGCGGCGGTGGACTGAGACAATCGCGTCAGAATGCACTTCGAGAGGACTTGCAGCACCAAGACCGAAACACAAGCGGCAATGAACAGCGTGGGCAGAACCGCGGACGGAGTGTTTTGAGTACTAAACGACCGATGAATCAGCGTGATCAGCCCCAACGTGGCCAATCCGCTAGCGCCCCCCAGGACGATCGACGCCAAACTCGCTTTCCACGAAGATCGCAACATCAGGAAAAAGAGATTCATGGCGACTGATCCCTCGTGCGAGCAATGACGTTCATAGGTCTCGATAAAGGGTTCGGTTTTATGGGGCAGTAACGAAAACAGCGACGACAATCCGAAGGGGTGATGTAGCAAAGCCAACCGCAAATCCCAATAGCAATTGGCAAATGTGAGGCTAGGGGACATGGGAGGGCATGCAAAACCTTGTAAACTTGCAAAGCTCTAGGAATCAGCATCTGCCAATCCGTTCAGCCCAGCCAGCCAAGAATCTTGCTGGCGTCTGCTTTCGATTGGCCGCAAAACAAACACGATAGAATCGCCGAGTCGACTACGAGTAACACAGGACCAGGAAACCTCATGATGATGCATCGAAACACCCACTCGCTAACTCGCTGGATTGCTATGCTCGCCTTGCTGGCCAGCGTTGCCCATTTGCCGTCCGCCGCGACGGCGGCGGATGCATTTACGATTTTCATGATCGGCGACTCGACGATGGCCGACAAACCGCTGATCCCCGAAAATCCCGAGCGAGGCTGGGGACAATTGCTGCCGCTCTATTTCAATCCCAATGTCACGATCGATAACCACGCCACGAATGGACGCAGTTCAAAGAGTTTTCGTAGCGAAGGACGCTGGGATGGGGTGCTGCAGCGGATTCAGCCGGGCGACTATGTGATCATTCAGTTCGGACACAACGACGAAAAATCCGATCAAGCTCGCCACACCGATCCGTTCGGCAGCTACACCGAAAATCTACGGCGTTATGCGAAAGAAGCGAGTGAACTCGGCGCGATTCCCATTCTGGCGACGCCCGTCGTGCGACGAGTTTTCGACGACAAAGGGGTACTGCAACCTACCCACGGCGAGTATCCCGAAGCGGTTCGCAAGCTCGCCAACGAGATCGACGTGCCGCTGTTGGACATGACGCTTCGATCGCGTGAACTACTCAAACGGCTTGGCAAAGCGAGATCGGAGCAACTGTTCATCTGGACGGTTCCAGGCGAATACAGTCGCTTTCCCGAGGGCAACTCGGACAACACTCATTTCAATGCACTCGGCGCGACCCGGATGTGCGACTTGGCCGTCGCCGAAATCCAAGCCAAGGTCCCCGAGTTGGCGGCACATTTGAAGGGCAGCCGCTAACAGCATATTTGCTTCCCTGTAGTGGACAAGGCAACGAGTCCCGTCGTGGTTTGAGTCGCGGAGACTCGTTGCCTCGTCCACTACGATGATGCGGGACTCGTTGCCTCGTCCACTACGGTGATGCGGGACTCGTTGCCTCGTCCACTACGGTGATGGCAATTGTTTTGCGGTGATCTCGGCGAAGTGGAGTGCGAGACGCAGATTGGCTTGACTCCACAGCAGTGGCGTCGAGTCGTTTGCTACCCAGTCGCCCGTGTCCAAGTCCTCGATGTAGTACGCTTCGGGACATTTGTACGCGCCGAAGGGACTATCGAGCGAAGTCAGCTGCTGTAGCGAGCGATTCAGATAACGCAGCTGCAGCGCTAAGTCCTCTGGATCGCCGGACGCTTGGAATCGCTGGGCGTAAATGCATGAAATGATCGGATCGAAGATGCACCACTGTGCCTCGGTTCCTCGCCGCACCTGTAGATGGCTGCGTTTATCATCGGCGGACACGGCATCGGTGCGATCTTTTTCGTCAAACTGTTGCTTGTATCCCGGCGACCAAAAACTGTCCTGCTTGTAGCGAGCGATGCCAATCGCTCCTTGCAACTGCGAGGTCACCCGCGACAGGATCTGATCGGCCATGTCACCCTCGACGATCTCCAGCGGATAGATCAGAAACAGCAGCGCCGAGTCCACATCCCGCTGTTTGCCATTGCCTTGAATACACTCATTGGGCAGGATTTCGTGAAGTGCTGCGGTGCCTGGTCGAATAAGTTTCTCTAAGAAGCGGTGATCAATGCCGTGGTTGCGCAGCGTTTCTTGCACTCCAGGAATCTCACAGATTTCCTGGACTGCTTGTAGCGCAGCAACCACCACCCCGATGCTGGAAGCCTCGATCTTGGGCCATTCTTCCCAGTGGCCGCTGTCTTCATCCTGCCAGTACTCGATACGCGAGAAAAAGTGGATCAGCAGGGCAAGTATTTCAAGTTGTCCCGACGTGGGTCTTAGCTTTCCGCTAGCGACAAGCTTGGCAAACAACCAAACGTAGTACCCGAGGGCATCGTTCTGCTTGTGGTTCCAGCCCGCACCCGATGGAGTGTCTGAATCAAGTTCCGAGAGGGTTTTCCCATCAAAGCGAACATGCGGACGGTCGATTTCAAGTTGGTTGTCAGACGAAGGCTGCAAGCGATGGCGGTACTTTGCAAAGAAGCGGCACAGCGCCTCGACCGTTCTGGCGGCGGCTGCGTCGTTGCCAATCACCAACATCTGATGCGCGATGTGAATATTGTCACGCACCCATACCAGCTGGTAGTTGGTGTATTCACGCTCGCTGCCCGCGACGCTTGCCGCCGGGTAGAGTCCGGTCTCCAAGACTGGCATCTGGAACGTGCCATATTGGTCAAGCCGCTGCCGGATCCCTTGCAGCTGACTGGCCATATTCGTAGCGTCCACCGATAAAATCGGATCTTGACGATTGCCGGACATCATGTCGTTGCCTTTGTTGCGTTGCTCGAGTTCTTCAAAGCCTCCGAGGCTGAGATTAACCGAGGCGATGACACTGAAATCAGGTTTTAGCGGACGGCGATCCATGTTGCCATCGGCATCAAACCACTAATTGGCAAAGGGATTGGCTTGGACACCGCTTGATACGGGGTTGGAAGCTTTTGGAGGCGTGGGACGTTGACTCGAACAACCGCTTCTACATTGTTTCGAAGCAGGCTGTGGGTAGGGGCTCGATTTTTTGTCGGTGAAAAATTGGTCGAACAAACCGTGTGATGAATCGCTCGCGGGCACAACACTTGGTAACTGTTGCGGCGGGTTCAATCCCATGTCGTCATCGCCCCCACTGGATTCATAGCCGTAGCCGATCCCCTGGCCACTGACTTGCTGGACCTCGAAACCATCCCAGTCGCTATCGATTCCGCTGGAGTCTTCTGAAAAGGCCTCCCCAGCGACATCGGATCGCGAGTTCGCAAATTCGTTTTTGAATTGTGCGAAATCGATATCAGCAAAGTCATTTGTTGAACGGATGATCGTCACCCCCAGCAACAGAATCATGATCAATGCGATCATACCAATCCCACTGAAAATCCCATTGAGAAAATAGGCCGCGATTCCTCGCCCAATACTGCAATGCGTGATCGCAGAGATGACCAGCACGTAGGTGCCAATCGATGCGACGCCAGCGATCAATCCGGCGACGGGCTCGCCTGGCATCGCGAACATGATTGCAGCCGAGACAAACGAACCGGCCAGCGTCGCGGCGATCACGATCCCGATGGACTTCCAAAAACCAACACTGCCTGCGCCCGAGACCGAGAGGGCAAACTTCATCGAATAGCCCACCACCAGAAACAGCCCCACCACCATCACGATCACGAGTAGTGAGATGGGAAGCATCGCCGAAGCAAACGCTTCCTGAGCCGATTGCAGGTTAGAGTCGTTCATGGTGTGTTTTATTTTCGAATGCAGAAAAATCGTTATGGCGTTTCCGTGGTCGCGTACGGGTAGCCGTGGGGTTGCCAGACACTTCCCCGTTGAAACATAGGTCATGATCGGCGTGGTGTCCGAAAAAACGATCCTGGGAAGATCCCAGATCGATCGATTTGTGCATGCCCATGCGTCCGGATGACAATCTGCGCACAACCGGATTTTTCCTGGAAAAAACCGACAAATTGTGCCGAAAACCGGTATAAAACATGGAAAGCCTTACCGTAGAAACAAAGGCCGCGAGTGGCCCACAACGCATCATTGACGCTTGCTTCGACAACGATTGCCATTTCGCAAACGTTGCGATGATCGCGGTGCAGGTTAAAATACAAATCGCTGCATGACGCGGCGGTCGCCCCCCATTTCCCTCCAACGACCACCTTCCCGCTTCCGGAATTGCCGATCTCGATTTTCTCTAGCTGCATCTTCGCTGCTTCTTTGCATTGCAAATCTGTCTTGTCGCAGGCTGCATCGATTTGCGAAGCAACGTTGGGACGGATTTCACGATCCTCGATTGACGCCCCCCGGAAAACCATCGTTCCTTTATCACGTGGAAAGATCCATCATGCTCAGCCGTCGAAAAATGCTCCAAGGATTGGCCGCCAGCACGGGGGCCGCATTTGGCGTCTCACTGACGCCGGAACGTCTTTTGGCATCGTCCACCACAACCACGACGCCGAAACGCATCGTCTTCTTTATGCAGAACCAGGGCTTCGATCCGAAGACCTGTATTCCCGCTGGGATGAAACACAGCGGATCGCTGGCGAACGCCAAGCTTCCCGAGCCCATCAGCGCACTGGAACCCTACAAAGAACGGCTGCACATCATCAACGGTCTGCACGGTCTGCACACCAGTCCCTCGCATAGTGCTTTCTTTGGCGCGCTCGGCGGCTATCGTGGCAGCGACGGGGTACCGCCAAGTGCATCGACGATCGATTACGAATTGAGCAAGGCGTTGCCACAAACGCTTCTGCCTCACTTGTGTATCGGCATGGACTCGATCGAGAACATGAAATCCAAGCCGACGATTGCAACGCTGTCGGCCAGCGGCGCCGGTTCGCCAATCTTTATGCATTCGAATCCGAATCACCTCTACCAAATGCTGTACGGTGGAATCTCCTCGGGCGACATCCGGCTGCAACACGAAGCTCGGTCCAGTGTGCTGAGCCAAGTCGAAATGCTGGCCGCCGCCAAGGGACAATCGCTTCCTGCGGAGGATGGCCGACGTTACGGCCAATACGTCCAGGGATTCAGGGATGTCAACGGATTGCGAGATCGTTTGGACACGGTTGCGGACCACTTGCGAAAATTTGCTCCGAAGGTTGACGAGCGATATGCGGCGCCGGAGTTCGAAACCGATTGGCACGACCGCTTGCTGGACCTGGGCATCTCGGCGCTGACCTCAGGCATCACCAATACGCTGACGATCGGTTCGGGTCGCGGCGAGATCTTTGGTGCATGGAAGGGATTAGGCATCGATCAACAGGGACACAACCTGGGGCACATGGAACAGCCCGACAATCCAATTTGGATCAAGATTCGCCAGTACAACAGCCGCATGCTGGTACGGATCATGGAGAAATTAGAAAGCGTGCCCGAAGGCAGCGGCACGATGATGGACAACACGCTGATTGTTTACACCAGCAATAATGCGGATAAACAGCACACCAACGGTGCCAATTGGCCTGTCATGCTGTTGGGTAACCTGGACGGCGCGTTCAAATCGGGTTGCTTTACACAGCTGGATGGCAAACGTCCGATCAACGCACTCTACACGTCGCTGCTGCGAGCCGCGGGTCAGAACGTCGATCGCTTTAACATGGACGACAAGATGGCCAAGAAGTTTGACGACAGCAACGGTCCGCTGAAGGAAGTGCTGGCATGATGATGCTCCGATTTTCGATTTGCCAAAAATGTGGGATAGGCTTCCAGCCTGTCATGGCAGAAAGGACAAACGGGAAGTCGATCCGACTTTGTCTCACCTTGATCCTATTGCTGTTCAGCCTGGCCCCCGCAGTCCACGCGGAAACCTACACGCCTGGCCAGCCGATCAACAAAGACTTTGACAGCTTTGCCAAGTCGTTTCTCGTCAACCACTGCGTCGACTGCCACGGCGAATACGATCCCGAAGGCGGGTTATCGCTCGAGGATTTGGGCGAGGTGGATGAGATCAACGCCAGCACTTGGACGAGCGTTTGGGCCCAGGTCGCCTTGAACGAGATGCCGCCGCCGGACATGACGCAGCCCGAGGTGATCGAGCGACTGCAGTTCTCGGACTGGGTCGTCAACGAACTCTCGCGGGTTTTGCGAGACAAGGGTGGTTTTCATGCTCACCGCGATCCCAACAAAGGCAACTTCGTCGATCACGAACTGCTATTCGGACAACTGCCTGATGGAATCGAACTGCGACCGACCTCCTCGCCCGCCCGTATCTGGCGAGTGACCCCCGAGGAACACATCACTCGGCTGAATGAACTGATCAATACCGAGCCCGAATTCGATCCTAAAAAACCGGGTCTGCGGACACGCGGCGACGCCGTTCCGACCAACCACGGCGGCGAACTGAAGCTTTACTTTGGAACCGATCGTATCATCTTTTGGCAAGGCGGGACGGTTGCCTATGCCACGGCGGTCAAGAGTGTCCCCGCTGTTCTGTCGTCGGCGCGCGATCATGGGCTGGAAAACTACCCCGACTTCTACACCGTCAACAGTGCCGAAGCGACACAGATCATGGGGATGGCTGGCGACATCATTCGCTACATGATGGACGGCCCACTAAGCATTGCCCATCCTTACCAGATCACCGACGACCCTAAATCGATCGCCGACAAAATGAAGGGCGATCTGCGTGGTTTGCCAACAAGCCTTGTCTATAGCACCAAGGTCGTTCGCCCGCTGACGCCGGTCTATGACCTGATGAACGAAGAAGGTGTGACGGACGAGCGAGTACGTGCGGCGGTCGACTTCCTATTCGAGGCATTGACGTTCCGCCCGCCGAGCAAAACCGAGTCCGACGCTTACGTGCAAATCGTCAATCAATCGATCGATAAGCTTGGCAAGAAAGACGGCGCCGTACTGGGGCTGTCGTCCATCTTCCTTGATCGCGATGCGCTATTTCGGCCCGAGTTGGCTGCGTATGGCAAACCGGACGCGTATGGCCGCGTTATGCTGCAAGACTGGGAATTGGGATTGGCCGTCAATCACGCGCTGCGGTACATCCAACCCGATGAAGCACTGCGTGACGCGATTGTCGGTGGACGCATGCGTACCCGAGCCGACGTCGAGCGTGAAGTGCGGCGGATGCTGGCAGACGACAGCATCCGTAAACCAAGGATCCTGCAATTCTTTCGCGACTACTTTGATTACGACCAAGGTGGGTACATTTGCAAAGATACAAAAGCGCTTGCCGATACCGGTGCGGACAGCCGAGGCGTGAACCATTACCGCGCCATGTTTGATGCAACGGCCAGCACCGATCGTTTGATCGAAATGATTCTGCAGGAAGACAAAGATGTGCTGAAGCAATTGCTGACCACCGACAAGGTTGTCGCTTCCGAACGCGACAACATCTACTTTGGCCGACAGCGCAGCAAGGAAGAGCGAGCCGCGTCGATTGCTGCGGAGCGAAAAGCTGCGGCGGAGGTAGCAAAACAAGCCGCGGCGGAACTCGAAGCCTGGAAACAAGCCAACCCCGGCAAAAAACCACCGGCAAAGAAACCGACCCGACGAACGTACGTCCATCACGGCGTTGAGCAAGCGGACCTTTCGGGGCCAACGATCTATGCTCGCGTCGGTCGACGTAGTTTTGGCAGAGGATCGATGGAACCGGAACGCACGCTGGCCACCGCCCCCGAAGGCGAGCGGCTAGGCATCCTGACGCATCCCGCTTGGCTTGTTTCGCACTCTGATGCAATGGACAATCACGCCATCCGCCGCGGCCGCTGGATCCAAGAGCGACTGCTCGGCGGCGGCATTCCCGATGTCCCAATCACCGTGGACGCGATGCTGCCGGATGAGCCCAAGAGCACGTTACGTGAGCGGATGCGGGTCACCCGCGAAGACTACTGTTGGACATGTCACAAAAAAATGGATCCGTTGGGATTGCCGTTTGAGATGTACAATCACGCGGGGCTGTATCGCGAGCTGGAACTCGAAGAACCGGTGGATACAACAGGCGAGATCATCGATTCGGGCGATCCGAGTTTGGATGGCGAAGTCGGCAATGCGATCGAGTTGATCGAGCGAATCGCTGAGAGCGAGCGAGCCGAGCAGGTCTTCGTTCGTCACGCATTCCGCTTCTGGATGGGCCGCAACGAAACGCTCAACGACGCCCCCGTTCTGCAAGCGGCTCACCGCGCGTACAAGCAGAGCGGAGGCAGCATGAACGAGCTGCTTGTTTCGCTGCTCACCTCCGACGCATTCCTCTACCGCACCCGCAGTGATGCAGCGCTAGCCGATACGCACTAGCCGTTATAATTGTCGTTCGCAAACATCGCATCCACGACGGTCCCCCTTCCCCGTAGTGGACGTGGCTACACGTCCTTTCACCACACTCGTAGCGGACGTGGCTACACGTCCTTTCACCACACTCGTAGTGGACGTGGCTACACGTCCTTTCACCACACTCGTAGTGGACGTAGCTACACGTCCTTTCACCACACTCGTAGCGGACGTGGCTACACGTCCCCGAAGCGAAGACACCAACAACATCCCCAACCGCAGCCCATCAGAATCGGCTCCCACCAGCCGCGATGACCAGACCACCGGTCCAGTTGGTTTCAAATGAAATGCAACCGGTGGATATCCGGTTCCGCCAGCCGTGCTTGGCGGCGGCCGGTAAGAACCGGCCCTACTACACTACGCAGACCTTCCGGCTAAATCGATTATGAAGAAACACGAATGGCGTGAGACCACCGACGAGGGCGAGACTCGCATGGTCACCGCAACGCAACACGGGGGGCAATGGAAGCTTCGGTCCCGTTTAAAATCGGAGACGGAGTGGACCTTACATCCGGTCATTTCGCTCGAGGATCTCGAAACACTCTACGAAATTGTTTCGAATAAATATCGCCGTAAACGCGCACCGTACAACCACGTCTTAGAACTCGAGAAGCTGATCGCAAAAGCGAAACTCGGGAAGTAAATTCAAATGCCGTTCGAGACGGCCGGGTTGGCGAGGAACGATTCGGACGACACGTCTTGTCTGTTTAGGCATATTGATCACGACTTCAATGCGTATCGGGACTCGGGTTCGATCTCGAACTCATCTGGCCAATTGGAAGGCTTGTATTGCAAGAGCGTGTCATTGTATCGCCGCACTGCTGACTGATGGATCCGACACGTCCCTGAATCGGATTCTCTGGCCGATCGGCTTGTTGGTTTCCTCCGCCGAAACAGGTGGGGAAGCGGAATAGGCGACGGGTAGGTCTGCTTCGGAAAGAATTCTGCACACCACCATTTCCAAGTTAGCGAACGATGAATCGGCCCCGCGTGATCAGGGCTACTGCCTTCGGCGAGCACACGTTCCACTCGTGAATCGTCGAGCAAGACGCCGCCAACATCACGTGCTTGCACCAGCATCCATTCCAAGGCCGTCTTCGCCAAACCACTTTCGTCTTTGGGGTACCCGCCACCGACATCGCTATGCACCCCCGCAAACCAAACTTCTTTAAAGTCTTGATGCTTCCGACGTTTGAATAGATTTTGCGTGAAGAATGCTCGATGCTCGTCGATCGAAACTGCATGTCTGATGACATCAACGCTCGGATTGCTGGCGGTAAACGCGTACGACAAATAATCGTATGCCCACGACACGGAAGACACTGTGTCCCAGAGTCCTAAGAATAGGAACGGTTTTTCCTCGAATCGCTGTGAAAATTGTTTTCGGAAGCGGCCAAGATGGGCAAAGTCCAAACGGCGTCCTCTCCGCAACTCGATCTCTGCCATCGCGTATTGTACGAGTTGCCGGTTTCCCGGCTGCAGGATTCCCACGCTGTGCAACAGTGCGGCCACAACACGAGCCGCGTAGGCGCCGCGACTAAATCCGAACAAACAGATTCGGTCCCCAGGCTGATAGTGCTGTGCGATATACCAGTAAGCGTCTTCGATCGTCTTACGATAGCCGGCTCCGAATGCGAGTCCCATCACTTTGCTGAATGCTCGGCCGGGACGGGTCAACGCCATACTTGGACTGAAAGTACCAACCCCAGGCTGATAGAAGGCGACCTGCCGCTGCGCATCAATGACAAGCGAGTAGTGCAGCCGGAGCACATTGGTTTGATCGCTGTCGAATTGGTTCCCCGTTCCGTCGCAGCAAACCACGATATTTTTTACCAACGCTCGATCTCCATCATCAATCGCACCCGAATTCATGTGACTGAATTTTACTCGATGCACATCGAGCTAGGGTCAAGCGACGGCGTGCGTTAACTACCGATGCAGCGATTTTCATACTTAACGATCGACCAACGTCACCAGCGATTCAGCGCAGGCGGATACAAATTGACCTTTGCGATTATTGTACGCAATCCCAGCAAGCACCTCGAATCCTCTTCCCCGTAGTGGACGTGGCTACACGTCCTTTTGCCTCACCCGTCGTTAACGTGGCTACACGTCCCCAAAGCGGGATGAACAACAAAATCCCCCAGCACCGCCCACTAGCCCCGGCCTACTTCACTCCTGTTCAAATTCCCGCTCGGTCTTCTAGGCGAGGGGTCCTGTGCGGGGTGTTCAAGATTGCGCGGTCGTTTGAACAGGAGGTAACAGAGTTTCGATTCCAGCTATGTTTCTGAAGCTTAGATCCACTAAGCCTGAGCTTTGAATACATCACGCCGTGCATGGGCTCTCCGTTTCGTCCGTTTCCGCCTGTTCAAAATCCTCCGCGGGTTGCTGCAAGGGGCCACTCAGGTTCAGAAACTTGCTTTATCAGAAAGAAGCGTAGATAACTGAATTTCGATTCACACTTCGTTTTATCTGTTTGGAGCGCAAAAATGCACTCACTATTTGAAAAGGCCTCCGGACTCACTCACGATGTGATTGGCGCTGCGATTGAAGTGCACAA contains these protein-coding regions:
- a CDS encoding rhamnogalacturonan acetylesterase — translated: MMMHRNTHSLTRWIAMLALLASVAHLPSAATAADAFTIFMIGDSTMADKPLIPENPERGWGQLLPLYFNPNVTIDNHATNGRSSKSFRSEGRWDGVLQRIQPGDYVIIQFGHNDEKSDQARHTDPFGSYTENLRRYAKEASELGAIPILATPVVRRVFDDKGVLQPTHGEYPEAVRKLANEIDVPLLDMTLRSRELLKRLGKARSEQLFIWTVPGEYSRFPEGNSDNTHFNALGATRMCDLAVAEIQAKVPELAAHLKGSR
- a CDS encoding glycoside hydrolase family 15 protein, coding for MDRRPLKPDFSVIASVNLSLGGFEELEQRNKGNDMMSGNRQDPILSVDATNMASQLQGIRQRLDQYGTFQMPVLETGLYPAASVAGSEREYTNYQLVWVRDNIHIAHQMLVIGNDAAAARTVEALCRFFAKYRHRLQPSSDNQLEIDRPHVRFDGKTLSELDSDTPSGAGWNHKQNDALGYYVWLFAKLVASGKLRPTSGQLEILALLIHFFSRIEYWQDEDSGHWEEWPKIEASSIGVVVAALQAVQEICEIPGVQETLRNHGIDHRFLEKLIRPGTAALHEILPNECIQGNGKQRDVDSALLFLIYPLEIVEGDMADQILSRVTSQLQGAIGIARYKQDSFWSPGYKQQFDEKDRTDAVSADDKRSHLQVRRGTEAQWCIFDPIISCIYAQRFQASGDPEDLALQLRYLNRSLQQLTSLDSPFGAYKCPEAYYIEDLDTGDWVANDSTPLLWSQANLRLALHFAEITAKQLPSP
- a CDS encoding DUF1552 domain-containing protein; protein product: MLSRRKMLQGLAASTGAAFGVSLTPERLLASSTTTTTPKRIVFFMQNQGFDPKTCIPAGMKHSGSLANAKLPEPISALEPYKERLHIINGLHGLHTSPSHSAFFGALGGYRGSDGVPPSASTIDYELSKALPQTLLPHLCIGMDSIENMKSKPTIATLSASGAGSPIFMHSNPNHLYQMLYGGISSGDIRLQHEARSSVLSQVEMLAAAKGQSLPAEDGRRYGQYVQGFRDVNGLRDRLDTVADHLRKFAPKVDERYAAPEFETDWHDRLLDLGISALTSGITNTLTIGSGRGEIFGAWKGLGIDQQGHNLGHMEQPDNPIWIKIRQYNSRMLVRIMEKLESVPEGSGTMMDNTLIVYTSNNADKQHTNGANWPVMLLGNLDGAFKSGCFTQLDGKRPINALYTSLLRAAGQNVDRFNMDDKMAKKFDDSNGPLKEVLA
- a CDS encoding DUF1588 domain-containing protein, whose amino-acid sequence is MAERTNGKSIRLCLTLILLLFSLAPAVHAETYTPGQPINKDFDSFAKSFLVNHCVDCHGEYDPEGGLSLEDLGEVDEINASTWTSVWAQVALNEMPPPDMTQPEVIERLQFSDWVVNELSRVLRDKGGFHAHRDPNKGNFVDHELLFGQLPDGIELRPTSSPARIWRVTPEEHITRLNELINTEPEFDPKKPGLRTRGDAVPTNHGGELKLYFGTDRIIFWQGGTVAYATAVKSVPAVLSSARDHGLENYPDFYTVNSAEATQIMGMAGDIIRYMMDGPLSIAHPYQITDDPKSIADKMKGDLRGLPTSLVYSTKVVRPLTPVYDLMNEEGVTDERVRAAVDFLFEALTFRPPSKTESDAYVQIVNQSIDKLGKKDGAVLGLSSIFLDRDALFRPELAAYGKPDAYGRVMLQDWELGLAVNHALRYIQPDEALRDAIVGGRMRTRADVEREVRRMLADDSIRKPRILQFFRDYFDYDQGGYICKDTKALADTGADSRGVNHYRAMFDATASTDRLIEMILQEDKDVLKQLLTTDKVVASERDNIYFGRQRSKEERAASIAAERKAAAEVAKQAAAELEAWKQANPGKKPPAKKPTRRTYVHHGVEQADLSGPTIYARVGRRSFGRGSMEPERTLATAPEGERLGILTHPAWLVSHSDAMDNHAIRRGRWIQERLLGGGIPDVPITVDAMLPDEPKSTLRERMRVTREDYCWTCHKKMDPLGLPFEMYNHAGLYRELELEEPVDTTGEIIDSGDPSLDGEVGNAIELIERIAESERAEQVFVRHAFRFWMGRNETLNDAPVLQAAHRAYKQSGGSMNELLVSLLTSDAFLYRTRSDAALADTH
- a CDS encoding DUF2235 domain-containing protein; this encodes MVKNIVVCCDGTGNQFDSDQTNVLRLHYSLVIDAQRQVAFYQPGVGTFSPSMALTRPGRAFSKVMGLAFGAGYRKTIEDAYWYIAQHYQPGDRICLFGFSRGAYAARVVAALLHSVGILQPGNRQLVQYAMAEIELRRGRRLDFAHLGRFRKQFSQRFEEKPFLFLGLWDTVSSVSWAYDYLSYAFTASNPSVDVIRHAVSIDEHRAFFTQNLFKRRKHQDFKEVWFAGVHSDVGGGYPKDESGLAKTALEWMLVQARDVGGVLLDDSRVERVLAEGSSPDHAGPIHRSLTWKWWCAEFFPKQTYPSPIPLPHLFRRRKPTSRSARESDSGTCRIHQSAVRRYNDTLLQYKPSNWPDEFEIEPESRYALKS